From the Buteo buteo chromosome 1, bButBut1.hap1.1, whole genome shotgun sequence genome, one window contains:
- the PDCL2 gene encoding phosducin-like protein 2, translating into MFLQDPNEDTEWNDILRHFGILPPKEKPKDEIEEMVLQLQKEAEVKPYERMTLEELKEAEDDFDETDRKAIEKYRQQRLQEWKFLQRRQKYGELREICGEQYVKEVTNAPEDVWVIIHLYRSSMPMCLLVNEHLSLLARKFPEVKFLKAIVNSCIQNYHDRCLPTILVYKTGEIKGRFIGVAECGGIYLKVEELEWKLAEVGAIETDLEENPKKDIINMMTLSVQNVSAHEDTNTKSSDVMKPHIT; encoded by the exons ATGTTTCTTCAG GATCCAAATGAAGATACTGAATGGAATGACATACTGAGACATTTTGGAATTCTAcctccaaaagaaaaaccaaaagatGAAATTGAAGAAATGGTTTTACAATtgcagaaagaagcagaag TGAAACCGTATGAAAGAATGACTCTTGAAGAATTGAAGGAAGCTGAAGATGACTTTGATGAGACTGATAGGAAAGCTATTGAAAAGTACAG GCAGCAACGCTTGCAAGAATGGAAATTTCTTCAGAGGCGGCAAAAGTATGGGGAGCTAAGAGAAATCTGTGGAGAGCAGTATGTAAAGGAAGTTACAAATGCTCCAGAGGATGTTTGGGTTATAATTCATCTTTATCGGTCAAG catGCCAATGTGTTTACTGGTTAATGAACATCTGAGCCTGCTAGCCAGAAAGTTTCCAGAAGTCAAGTTTCTCAAAGCCATTGTAAACAGCTGCATTCAGAATTACCATGACAGATGTTTACCCACAATACTTGTATATAAAACTGGTGAAATAAAAGGCAGGTTCATTGGAGTAGCTGAATGTGGGGGAATATATCTTAAAGTGGAag AGCTCGAATGGAAACTAGCAGAAGTGGGAGCAATAGAAACTGACTtagaagaaaaccccaaaaagGACATTATTAATATGATGACACTGTCAGTGCAAAATGTTTCTGCTCATGAAGACACCAACACAAAAAGCAGTGATGTGATGAAACCCCATATTACTTGA